One Rubritalea squalenifaciens DSM 18772 genomic region harbors:
- a CDS encoding cytochrome c oxidase subunit 3: MEIPYIVNARKDTGLNNSKIAIWLFLASEVMLFGGLFSSYIFLRIFADYPWPERALPVLPGLLNTFILIASSVTVVFAWAALKLRKWGMFVGNMSFTIICAAVFMVFKAYEYSAKFHHHAIQTQDYGIIEGHLHGENNYVVKSHEEDGKVIPFEVNISLSSYYDKYITSITEQAGEGALKLNAPFKVSVVENGQYSEQVLKFKTQDGNEVEAVAGTTLSFDLLQSAKAEYIKARTHNQELRAKLLRDAWAKLREDEAFKKRKAWESEVKAEVARIFEKELVADAKEQNMFLLENGNMTFSAEGEIKLDSGWGRMEGKKEGGDTKIALLDSTVLSGKAGDAGFHIGVDALDFRHLVMKAEEKGLDADALIEKSIYLKNDQLKQAWEAHKKYRAFFAEYLAEERGRDENGNAKYVPTAVDNYRVTWKQLVAYHKLDYDINEDNWQMAKGGPGTGEYANKERVYPTMIQGFTGANHKQDDFVAAFPEMHIHREDVRFDSVFSPKMNNYYAIYFTITGLHGLHVIGGAIVLGYYLFFGRKMYLSNPEWLANRVEVGGLFWHFVDLVWIFVFPIFYLM, translated from the coding sequence ATGGAAATTCCATACATCGTCAATGCCCGTAAAGATACAGGGTTGAATAACTCCAAGATCGCGATCTGGCTCTTCCTCGCTTCCGAGGTGATGCTCTTCGGTGGTCTGTTCTCCTCCTATATCTTCCTCCGTATCTTTGCGGATTATCCATGGCCTGAGCGTGCACTTCCGGTGCTTCCAGGTCTCCTGAACACCTTCATCCTGATTGCGTCTTCCGTTACGGTTGTTTTCGCATGGGCGGCTCTCAAGCTGCGTAAGTGGGGTATGTTCGTGGGTAACATGAGCTTCACTATTATCTGTGCGGCAGTGTTCATGGTGTTCAAGGCTTACGAGTACAGCGCTAAGTTCCACCACCACGCCATCCAGACTCAGGACTACGGCATCATTGAAGGTCACCTTCATGGCGAGAACAACTACGTGGTCAAGTCTCATGAGGAAGACGGCAAGGTCATTCCTTTTGAGGTAAATATTAGCCTTAGTAGCTACTATGACAAATACATCACTTCCATCACTGAGCAAGCTGGTGAAGGTGCTCTCAAACTCAACGCTCCGTTCAAGGTTAGCGTAGTTGAAAACGGTCAATACAGTGAGCAGGTTCTCAAGTTCAAGACACAGGACGGTAATGAAGTTGAAGCTGTAGCTGGGACGACTCTGAGCTTCGATCTCCTCCAGTCCGCCAAGGCTGAATATATCAAGGCTCGTACCCATAATCAGGAACTTCGTGCGAAACTTCTTCGTGATGCTTGGGCAAAGCTTCGTGAAGATGAAGCTTTCAAGAAGAGAAAAGCTTGGGAGTCTGAGGTGAAAGCAGAAGTAGCCCGCATCTTTGAGAAGGAACTCGTTGCTGACGCTAAGGAGCAGAACATGTTCCTTCTTGAAAACGGCAATATGACCTTCTCTGCTGAAGGTGAAATCAAGCTTGATTCCGGCTGGGGCCGCATGGAAGGCAAGAAAGAGGGTGGCGATACCAAGATCGCTCTTCTCGACAGTACTGTTCTCTCTGGTAAGGCAGGTGATGCCGGATTCCACATTGGAGTTGATGCCCTCGACTTCCGCCACCTCGTCATGAAGGCCGAGGAAAAAGGTCTCGATGCTGACGCTCTCATTGAAAAGTCTATCTATCTCAAGAACGACCAACTCAAACAAGCTTGGGAAGCTCACAAAAAGTACCGCGCGTTCTTTGCCGAGTACCTTGCTGAGGAAAGAGGTCGCGACGAAAACGGCAATGCCAAATACGTGCCTACCGCTGTTGATAATTACCGTGTGACTTGGAAGCAGCTCGTAGCTTACCACAAACTCGACTACGACATCAACGAAGACAACTGGCAGATGGCCAAAGGCGGTCCTGGTACTGGTGAGTACGCTAACAAAGAGCGTGTCTACCCGACCATGATCCAGGGCTTCACTGGCGCGAACCACAAACAAGATGATTTCGTGGCAGCCTTCCCTGAAATGCACATCCACCGTGAAGATGTTCGCTTTGATTCTGTCTTCTCACCGAAGATGAACAACTACTACGCGATCTACTTCACTATCACAGGTCTTCACGGTCTTCACGTGATCGGTGGTGCCATCGTACTCGGTTACTATCTCTTCTTTGGTCGCAAGATGTACCTCTCCAATCCAGAGTGGCTTGCTAACCGCGTTGAAGTAGGTGGTCTCTTCTGGCACTTCGTTGACTTGGTCTGGATCTTCGTATTCCCGATCTTCTACCTGATGTAA
- a CDS encoding cytochrome C oxidase subunit IV family protein has translation MADTPEEIKKHFKIYSIVGGLLFIGTVITVLVAYVPALDFGEHGFDHIDAIIGLAIAATKASLVALIFMHLNHEKKAVYWIFLGSLFFGAVLILLFAFGFLDPITFDGLLPTKVGNVN, from the coding sequence ATGGCAGATACACCTGAAGAAATTAAGAAGCACTTCAAGATCTACAGTATTGTCGGTGGGCTTTTGTTTATCGGTACCGTCATCACCGTACTGGTAGCTTATGTTCCTGCGCTTGACTTTGGAGAGCACGGCTTCGACCACATCGATGCGATCATTGGTCTGGCCATTGCCGCGACCAAGGCGTCACTCGTGGCACTGATCTTCATGCACCTCAATCACGAGAAGAAAGCAGTCTACTGGATCTTCCTAGGATCCTTGTTCTTCGGAGCAGTGCTCATTCTCCTCTTTGCCTTCGGTTTCCTCGATCCAATCACTTTCGACGGTCTCCTTCCAACCAAGGTTGGTAACGTAAACTAA
- a CDS encoding cytochrome c oxidase subunit II: MFINNILAASPFSPAEWFGLPENYSAHGDQVGHMIDVITWFMLALFVGWTIFFIICLFKFWHRRNAKASYHGVKNHASTHLEIGVVIIEAVLLLGFAFPLWAERTDTYDKVLKDNPVRVRAIGFQFGWKYHYAGNDGKFGFIDRALVSGQGDACIDPNDPNGFDDFINGDLKLPVNRPAIVQVTSTDVIHNFSIIPMRIQQDAIPGKDIPMWFTPTKELETYVVCGQLCGSGHGDMKGTLIVQDEKSFNGWAQDMSKKAYEKNKAAYDERQAAAKAAEAAGDSHDDHGH; this comes from the coding sequence ATGTTTATTAATAACATACTCGCAGCTTCTCCGTTTTCTCCTGCAGAATGGTTCGGCCTTCCAGAGAACTACTCCGCTCACGGTGACCAAGTTGGTCACATGATCGACGTAATTACCTGGTTCATGCTCGCGCTCTTCGTAGGTTGGACGATTTTCTTCATCATCTGCTTGTTTAAGTTCTGGCACCGCCGTAATGCCAAGGCATCCTACCACGGTGTAAAGAACCATGCTTCTACTCACCTCGAGATTGGTGTAGTGATCATCGAGGCAGTTCTTCTTCTCGGTTTCGCTTTCCCACTCTGGGCTGAGCGTACTGATACCTACGACAAAGTTCTCAAGGACAACCCAGTGCGTGTTCGCGCTATCGGATTCCAGTTCGGTTGGAAGTACCACTATGCTGGTAACGACGGTAAGTTCGGTTTCATTGATCGTGCGCTCGTATCTGGTCAAGGTGATGCTTGCATCGACCCTAACGATCCAAACGGTTTTGATGATTTCATCAACGGTGACCTTAAGCTCCCAGTAAACCGTCCAGCGATCGTTCAGGTAACTTCTACCGACGTGATCCACAACTTCTCCATCATCCCGATGCGCATCCAGCAGGACGCGATTCCTGGTAAGGACATTCCAATGTGGTTCACTCCTACCAAGGAGCTCGAGACCTACGTTGTTTGTGGTCAGCTTTGTGGTTCCGGACACGGTGACATGAAAGGTACTCTCATTGTTCAGGATGAAAAATCCTTCAATGGCTGGGCTCAGGATATGAGCAAGAAGGCCTACGAAAAGAACAAGGCTGCTTACGATGAGCGCCAGGCTGCAGCCAAGGCCGCAGAAGCTGCTGGTGACAGCCACGACGATCACGGCCACTAA
- the holA gene encoding DNA polymerase III subunit delta, whose protein sequence is MLHVFTGTDDGAVAEAALKHFNKIKPEDGDDFANDIIDGNADNAEHAYEISSSTIQALQTLPFFGGKKVVWLKRATFMGSDRTGEAERAKAGVEALLETLKQGLTDDIDFVLSTTGIDKRRAFYKWLKDNAKIIEHNKLDTSQDGWEEQVAHMVTKRASELNLEFDPEALELFVMLAGEDTRQIKVEIEKLDLYLGKDRRKVELEDIRAMVPLSRAGVVFEIGRALQKRDGVRALELIDQQLSRNESAIGILRASIIPTVRNLFMARAVMENVNAPVHNYRSFESALNNLPELEKAWLPQKKAGGVNVYPLFLSARDAKAFPLAALKKAMESCLDADRSLVTTGLDHRMILHRLVVELISSAKRRK, encoded by the coding sequence ATGCTTCACGTTTTCACTGGTACTGACGACGGCGCCGTAGCCGAGGCCGCCCTCAAGCACTTCAACAAGATCAAACCTGAAGACGGTGATGACTTCGCCAACGATATTATCGACGGCAATGCTGACAATGCGGAGCATGCCTACGAAATATCCTCCTCTACCATCCAGGCACTTCAGACCCTTCCTTTCTTCGGAGGCAAGAAAGTCGTCTGGCTCAAGCGTGCCACTTTCATGGGCTCTGACCGCACAGGAGAGGCTGAACGCGCCAAGGCAGGTGTAGAAGCCCTGCTTGAAACTCTCAAGCAAGGTCTGACTGATGATATCGACTTCGTCCTTTCTACCACAGGAATCGACAAACGCCGCGCGTTCTACAAATGGCTCAAGGACAACGCCAAAATCATCGAGCATAACAAGCTCGACACCTCACAAGACGGCTGGGAAGAGCAAGTTGCCCATATGGTGACGAAACGAGCCAGTGAACTGAATCTCGAATTTGATCCGGAGGCTCTTGAACTCTTTGTCATGCTCGCCGGCGAGGACACCCGCCAGATTAAAGTCGAAATCGAGAAGCTCGATCTCTACCTCGGCAAGGATCGCCGCAAGGTTGAGCTGGAAGATATCCGAGCCATGGTCCCTCTCTCCAGAGCTGGGGTCGTCTTCGAAATCGGACGTGCTCTGCAGAAACGTGACGGCGTACGCGCGCTCGAACTCATCGACCAGCAGCTTTCCCGTAACGAGTCAGCAATCGGTATTCTCCGGGCTTCCATCATTCCTACCGTGCGCAACCTTTTTATGGCGCGTGCCGTGATGGAGAACGTCAATGCTCCCGTACACAACTACCGTTCGTTCGAGTCCGCCCTGAATAACCTGCCCGAACTTGAGAAGGCTTGGCTTCCGCAGAAAAAAGCCGGTGGAGTGAATGTCTACCCACTCTTTCTCTCCGCTCGTGATGCCAAAGCTTTCCCTCTCGCCGCTTTGAAGAAGGCCATGGAATCCTGCCTGGATGCAGACCGCTCCCTGGTGACTACAGGATTGGACCACCGCATGATCCTGCATCGTCTGGTTGTTGAGCTAATCAGCTCCGCAAAACGCCGAAAGTAG
- the clpS gene encoding ATP-dependent Clp protease adapter ClpS, protein MTSSSTQSQEKQKVRTATPWSVIVYDDPVNLMAYVTMVLIKIFGYNKSKAETLMLEIHNAGKSIVWAGEKEKAELYVQQLHSYQLQASLEKAD, encoded by the coding sequence ATGACGTCTTCATCCACCCAGTCTCAAGAGAAACAAAAAGTCCGGACAGCCACTCCATGGTCAGTGATTGTCTATGATGATCCAGTCAACCTCATGGCCTACGTGACCATGGTGCTGATCAAAATCTTCGGCTACAACAAATCCAAAGCCGAGACACTCATGCTGGAAATCCATAATGCGGGTAAATCCATCGTCTGGGCTGGTGAAAAGGAAAAAGCCGAACTCTACGTCCAGCAATTGCATTCCTACCAGCTTCAGGCCTCACTCGAGAAAGCCGATTAA
- a CDS encoding M60 family metallopeptidase, with protein MSLIASACLLTSSGLNAGVAEDVTNFKKLDAKQKEDLVEGLSRKSLKKLKPEELLKVQKACFELSKQLIGSNGKGGLKTVKDPSAAAVLKVAGDYLDNMPVEQTPAHPAAGAIFGEVPAKAPRVTQSVEINPWVVRWHATGLYAAPGEVVTLKFPKEWVGKGLKVQLSGHTDKISTKKKLQRLPASPARAFEVNATEVKISGAFGGAIYINTGNERRKDGKFQVAISNAVKAPYYVLGSTSLEKWKNELKNAPAPYAEFVTPRIALSFPSAWIRDLEDPKALLEYWDEVVKLHDELGGLGGVRYGPERVNVDVQISVGLFHAGYPTQGPQAQCRGVVDLAKLKTKGNWGWFHEMGHESQRRPDKAWGWNNPYTFDGSIEVTVNLFSSHAMDRLKMKDRGGWSWTASAYEVAKRADKVLKEGKSYPEMGAGDKLAMYLQLRDAFGWDPIGKVLASYSQDQDKRPGILPKLNQEKRDVFMVRMSRQVERNLAPFMEEVWGIKLGKDAKNMVKDLPVWIPEGFEKFTSTEN; from the coding sequence ATGAGTTTGATCGCTTCTGCGTGCCTGCTGACTTCCAGTGGGCTCAATGCGGGAGTGGCTGAGGATGTTACGAATTTCAAAAAACTTGATGCCAAGCAGAAGGAAGACTTGGTTGAGGGATTGTCTAGGAAGAGTCTGAAGAAGTTGAAGCCTGAGGAATTGCTCAAGGTTCAGAAGGCCTGCTTTGAACTCTCCAAGCAATTGATTGGCAGCAATGGTAAAGGTGGGCTGAAGACGGTGAAAGATCCTTCCGCCGCCGCGGTGCTCAAAGTGGCTGGCGATTATCTAGACAATATGCCTGTGGAGCAGACACCCGCTCATCCTGCAGCAGGCGCTATCTTCGGTGAAGTACCAGCCAAGGCTCCCAGAGTGACGCAATCTGTGGAAATCAATCCTTGGGTAGTTCGCTGGCATGCTACTGGTTTGTATGCGGCGCCGGGAGAAGTGGTCACACTGAAGTTTCCCAAGGAATGGGTGGGGAAAGGTCTCAAGGTTCAGCTCTCTGGTCATACCGACAAGATCAGTACCAAGAAAAAACTGCAGCGGCTTCCAGCAAGCCCGGCAAGAGCATTTGAAGTCAATGCCACTGAGGTCAAGATCAGCGGTGCCTTTGGAGGCGCAATCTACATCAATACGGGTAATGAGCGCCGCAAAGACGGTAAATTCCAGGTGGCAATTTCCAATGCGGTGAAAGCTCCTTACTATGTACTGGGCAGCACATCACTAGAGAAATGGAAGAACGAACTCAAAAACGCTCCTGCGCCTTATGCGGAGTTCGTGACTCCAAGGATTGCTCTCTCGTTTCCTTCTGCCTGGATTAGAGATCTGGAGGACCCCAAGGCTCTTTTGGAATATTGGGATGAAGTCGTGAAGTTGCATGATGAGCTGGGCGGGCTCGGCGGCGTTCGTTACGGCCCGGAGCGAGTCAATGTGGATGTCCAGATTTCAGTCGGCTTGTTCCATGCAGGTTATCCAACGCAGGGACCCCAAGCTCAATGTCGCGGCGTGGTGGATCTGGCCAAACTCAAAACCAAGGGAAATTGGGGCTGGTTCCATGAAATGGGTCATGAGTCCCAGCGCAGACCTGATAAGGCTTGGGGCTGGAATAATCCCTACACTTTTGATGGTTCGATTGAAGTGACCGTGAACCTTTTCAGCTCCCATGCAATGGATCGTCTGAAAATGAAGGATCGCGGTGGCTGGAGCTGGACTGCTTCAGCCTATGAGGTGGCCAAACGAGCAGACAAAGTGCTCAAAGAGGGCAAGAGCTACCCAGAGATGGGGGCGGGTGACAAACTAGCTATGTATCTGCAGCTGCGTGACGCCTTCGGCTGGGACCCGATTGGCAAGGTTCTGGCTTCATACTCTCAGGATCAAGACAAGCGTCCTGGTATTCTGCCTAAGCTGAATCAAGAGAAGCGTGATGTTTTCATGGTCAGAATGTCCAGACAAGTTGAGCGCAACCTAGCTCCTTTCATGGAGGAAGTCTGGGGCATCAAGCTAGGCAAGGACGCCAAGAATATGGTCAAAGACCTGCCAGTTTGGATTCCTGAAGGCTTTGAGAAATTCACGTCCACGGAGAACTAA
- a CDS encoding NAD(P)/FAD-dependent oxidoreductase: MSDSKTAIIVGGGIVGLCSAYYAAKRGIDVVVLDRDKADEEGCSFGNAGMVVPSHFIPLAAPGMIAKGMRWMMNPESPFYVKPRLNLDLMRWGLLFWQHANEEHTQRCKDLLAKMSLESRQLFEDLSQDIGDFGLVKKGLLMLCNTQKGLDGEAEVARMANELGIRAEVCDSKRIAELDPAIDMNVVGGVWFEQDCHLEPVKLISLLRKKLAEMGVEIRYETEVTELLRKGKKVEAVQLKGGEQLTADSILLAGGAWTPELSKQIGAKIPMQAGKGYSLTLPNPVQLPELCSIFVEGKVAITPMADSLRFAGTMEVGGNDLSVNSRRVQGIIKTVKDYFPKFKDADFEGVEPWAGLRPCSPDGLPYIGTVEGAENVVVATGHAMMGLSLGPITGSMVADLMEGKQVDQRLSLSRF; the protein is encoded by the coding sequence GTGAGCGATTCTAAAACAGCTATCATTGTAGGCGGCGGTATCGTCGGCCTTTGTTCAGCCTATTATGCAGCGAAGCGCGGCATTGATGTCGTCGTGCTGGACAGAGATAAAGCTGATGAGGAAGGCTGCTCCTTTGGCAATGCCGGGATGGTGGTGCCTAGTCACTTCATCCCGCTGGCTGCTCCCGGAATGATTGCCAAGGGCATGCGATGGATGATGAATCCAGAGAGCCCGTTTTACGTAAAGCCTCGCCTCAATCTGGACCTCATGCGATGGGGCCTGCTTTTCTGGCAGCATGCTAATGAGGAGCACACCCAGCGCTGTAAGGATCTATTGGCCAAGATGAGCCTGGAGAGTCGTCAGCTTTTCGAGGATTTGAGTCAGGATATTGGTGATTTCGGGCTCGTGAAGAAAGGGCTGCTGATGCTTTGTAACACCCAGAAGGGGCTGGATGGTGAGGCTGAGGTGGCAAGGATGGCCAATGAGCTGGGTATCCGTGCCGAGGTATGCGATTCCAAGCGTATTGCAGAGTTGGATCCAGCAATCGACATGAATGTCGTTGGTGGTGTCTGGTTTGAGCAGGACTGCCATCTGGAGCCAGTCAAACTGATCAGCTTGCTCCGCAAAAAGCTTGCTGAAATGGGAGTCGAGATCCGCTATGAGACTGAGGTGACCGAATTGCTGCGTAAGGGCAAGAAAGTAGAAGCGGTGCAACTCAAGGGGGGAGAGCAACTCACTGCAGATAGTATTCTATTGGCCGGGGGAGCCTGGACTCCAGAGCTTTCCAAGCAGATCGGTGCCAAGATCCCGATGCAAGCAGGTAAAGGCTACTCGCTTACTTTGCCAAATCCTGTCCAGCTTCCGGAGCTATGCTCCATCTTTGTAGAGGGCAAGGTGGCGATTACCCCAATGGCGGATTCATTGCGGTTTGCTGGCACGATGGAAGTGGGAGGTAATGACCTAAGTGTTAATTCACGACGAGTCCAAGGCATCATCAAGACGGTGAAAGATTATTTCCCGAAATTCAAAGATGCAGACTTCGAGGGAGTTGAACCATGGGCTGGATTGCGTCCATGCTCTCCTGATGGTCTGCCTTATATTGGCACCGTTGAGGGTGCCGAGAATGTCGTTGTGGCAACTGGCCATGCGATGATGGGGCTGAGCCTCGGTCCAATTACTGGCTCTATGGTCGCCGACCTGATGGAAGGTAAGCAGGTGGACCAGCGCCTCAGTCTCTCCAGATTCTAA
- a CDS encoding MGH1-like glycoside hydrolase domain-containing protein has product MKETGTISAERKRLVEDGKRSKNWKRWGPYLAERQWGTVREDYSDSGDVWHHFTHDHARSRTYRWGEDGLLGWSDRKQRINFAPIVWNGKDPILKERLFGLSGPQGNHGEDVKECYYYLNNTPTHSYSRALYKYPMERFPYSKIVEENASRSAKEPEYGLIDTGVFDEGEYWDVETIVAKAGPQDMCWTMRVTNRSDHDEEIHILPSVWFRNSWGWSGDHFEGEWGKPEMYLDGDKVIVDHPEIGKFHFYLNSKVEGFQDWLFTENETNMSRLYGGASKTPYTKDGFHEYLIRGKEDAVNPEKKGTKVAAWVTLKVPAGETKEVQCRLIGVEEDKGQGFKDFDKVLKLRAKEEVEFYDEILPENLTKEERRVAIQGYAGLLWSKQFYYYIVDEWRTGDNGAENASPYRMNGRNKDWEHLFARDVLSMPDKWEYPWFASWDSAFHMVAFARVDPHFAKKQLLLFMREWYLHPNGQIPAYEWNFSDVNPPVHAWAVWQTYQILQDMGQPDLEFLEKAVQKLFLNFTWWVNQKDVDGVHLFSGGFLGLDNIGVFDRSQELGDGARLIQADGTAWMGAFCAKMLVMTLELAKTRPVYEDMASKFFEHFVRIARAANEEGGDGLWDDEDCFYYDHLMLKSGDKEPLKVRSMVGLLPLTGVAVLDLEEVKKLPGFEKRLNWFMENQSDLAEYASYCDKERSHAAERLLALPTRERFEAMLDRMLDPEEFLSDHGLRSLSKYHGKHPYSIFWGGEKHSVSYVPGESDGYMFGGNSNWRGPVWFPVNYMVISALRQYQCYYGDAFKVEFPKGSGDLLTLNQVADALTDRLVGLFLPDEDGKRPCFGGLDLYKQGGEWQDLVYFYEYFHGESGIGLGASHQTGWTSLVVPLMCDRAKRLHQTPL; this is encoded by the coding sequence ATGAAAGAGACAGGTACTATCAGCGCTGAGCGCAAACGATTGGTCGAGGACGGCAAACGATCCAAAAACTGGAAGCGTTGGGGGCCTTACCTAGCCGAGCGCCAGTGGGGTACGGTACGCGAGGACTACTCCGATTCCGGTGATGTCTGGCATCATTTCACTCATGACCATGCGAGGTCTCGTACTTATCGCTGGGGAGAAGATGGCTTGTTAGGGTGGTCTGACCGAAAGCAACGCATCAACTTTGCTCCGATCGTCTGGAATGGTAAGGACCCGATTCTCAAAGAGCGCCTCTTTGGCTTGAGCGGTCCTCAGGGGAACCACGGTGAGGATGTCAAAGAGTGTTATTACTATCTGAATAATACGCCGACGCACTCATACAGTCGGGCTCTCTACAAGTACCCGATGGAGCGCTTCCCCTACAGTAAGATCGTAGAGGAGAACGCTTCACGTTCAGCCAAAGAACCTGAGTACGGTTTGATTGATACAGGGGTGTTTGACGAAGGTGAATACTGGGATGTTGAAACGATAGTGGCCAAGGCGGGGCCACAAGACATGTGCTGGACGATGCGCGTGACGAACCGCAGTGACCATGATGAAGAAATTCATATTCTGCCGAGTGTCTGGTTCCGTAATTCCTGGGGATGGAGTGGTGATCATTTTGAAGGAGAGTGGGGCAAGCCGGAGATGTATCTCGATGGAGACAAGGTCATTGTGGATCATCCGGAGATTGGTAAATTCCATTTCTACCTGAACTCAAAGGTTGAGGGATTTCAGGATTGGCTTTTCACTGAGAATGAAACGAACATGAGCCGCCTCTATGGCGGAGCCAGCAAGACACCTTACACGAAAGATGGGTTTCACGAATACTTGATCCGCGGTAAAGAGGATGCAGTAAACCCCGAGAAAAAGGGAACCAAAGTAGCTGCCTGGGTGACTCTGAAAGTGCCTGCAGGTGAAACCAAAGAGGTTCAGTGTCGACTAATCGGTGTTGAAGAGGATAAGGGGCAGGGCTTCAAAGATTTTGATAAGGTACTCAAACTTCGTGCTAAGGAGGAAGTGGAGTTTTATGATGAAATTCTTCCTGAAAATCTAACTAAAGAGGAAAGAAGAGTTGCGATACAGGGCTATGCTGGCCTGCTCTGGTCCAAACAGTTCTACTACTACATCGTAGATGAGTGGAGAACTGGTGATAATGGCGCTGAGAATGCCTCACCCTACCGGATGAATGGTAGAAACAAGGATTGGGAGCATCTCTTCGCACGCGATGTGCTCTCTATGCCTGACAAGTGGGAATATCCCTGGTTTGCTTCTTGGGACAGTGCTTTCCACATGGTGGCGTTTGCGAGAGTCGATCCTCACTTTGCCAAGAAGCAATTGTTGCTCTTCATGCGTGAGTGGTATCTTCACCCGAACGGACAGATCCCTGCTTATGAGTGGAACTTTTCTGATGTGAATCCACCTGTGCATGCTTGGGCTGTTTGGCAGACCTATCAGATTCTCCAAGACATGGGGCAGCCGGATTTGGAATTTCTGGAGAAGGCAGTACAGAAGCTGTTCTTGAATTTCACCTGGTGGGTGAACCAGAAAGATGTTGATGGGGTTCATTTGTTCTCCGGAGGATTCTTGGGGCTTGATAACATTGGTGTCTTTGACCGTTCTCAGGAGCTGGGTGATGGGGCACGATTAATTCAGGCGGATGGTACAGCCTGGATGGGGGCCTTCTGTGCCAAGATGCTGGTCATGACACTGGAACTGGCCAAGACCAGACCGGTGTACGAAGATATGGCTTCCAAGTTTTTCGAGCATTTTGTGCGCATCGCCAGGGCTGCCAATGAGGAAGGTGGTGATGGTCTCTGGGATGATGAAGATTGCTTCTACTACGACCATCTGATGCTGAAGTCTGGTGACAAGGAGCCTCTCAAAGTGCGCTCCATGGTCGGTCTTCTTCCTCTAACTGGTGTGGCGGTTCTTGATCTCGAAGAGGTGAAGAAACTGCCTGGTTTCGAGAAGCGATTGAATTGGTTTATGGAGAACCAGAGTGATCTGGCTGAGTATGCTAGCTACTGTGATAAGGAACGTAGTCATGCTGCTGAGAGATTGCTGGCGCTGCCAACACGCGAGAGATTTGAGGCGATGTTAGATCGTATGCTAGATCCTGAGGAGTTCCTCAGCGATCATGGTTTGAGGTCACTTTCCAAGTATCATGGAAAGCACCCTTACAGCATCTTCTGGGGGGGGGAGAAACATTCTGTTAGTTATGTTCCCGGTGAAAGTGATGGCTACATGTTTGGAGGAAACTCAAACTGGCGAGGGCCGGTATGGTTCCCTGTGAACTACATGGTGATCAGTGCTCTGAGGCAGTACCAATGTTACTATGGAGATGCATTTAAAGTGGAGTTTCCGAAAGGATCGGGAGATCTCCTTACTCTCAATCAGGTGGCGGATGCATTGACTGACCGCTTGGTTGGTCTATTCCTGCCTGATGAGGATGGCAAGAGACCGTGTTTCGGCGGTCTTGATCTCTACAAGCAAGGCGGGGAATGGCAGGATCTTGTTTATTTCTATGAGTATTTCCATGGAGAGAGTGGAATAGGTCTAGGGGCCTCACATCAGACTGGTTGGACGTCTCTGGTTGTGCCGCTGATGTGTGATCGTGCTAAACGGCTTCATCAGACACCTCTCTAA
- a CDS encoding helix-turn-helix domain-containing protein yields the protein MSGTSRRLYGELERDGVTLVQHTTGRRLVDYISTDALHIVLNLEGQAIIFGQSLRLSLTAGTMTVFHRSTDGMFSASRLQPDENHHYLILSAKTSWIQQTFGSKREALHPNLVQILNSGKASTTSLSQVRSMSLAERELAEELVSPPVQTAAAPFWYMAKVIEIFTLHLFTPQTLASDSLPFCSSIKKTQKERIEKCIAWLKDHLDEPLDLKSLAQSIGCATHYLSRQFSSSTGMTLKQKLRQLRIDKATNLLRDGDYNVTEAAMEVGYNSLSHFTKAFIEEKGQKPSDIIAEHRQNLA from the coding sequence ATGTCAGGAACTTCCAGACGTCTCTATGGTGAACTAGAGCGCGATGGTGTGACGCTTGTCCAGCATACAACTGGCAGACGCCTCGTCGACTATATCAGCACAGATGCGCTCCATATTGTCCTGAATCTAGAAGGTCAGGCCATCATTTTTGGCCAGTCACTGCGCTTGAGTCTGACAGCAGGCACGATGACGGTTTTTCACCGTTCTACAGACGGAATGTTCTCTGCGTCACGTCTCCAGCCCGATGAGAATCACCATTACCTGATACTGAGTGCTAAAACATCATGGATTCAGCAAACTTTCGGCTCTAAACGGGAGGCACTGCACCCGAATTTAGTTCAGATACTCAATAGCGGCAAAGCCTCTACGACTAGCCTGAGTCAGGTAAGATCGATGTCACTGGCGGAGCGAGAACTTGCTGAGGAGCTGGTCTCCCCCCCTGTTCAGACCGCTGCGGCACCCTTTTGGTACATGGCAAAAGTCATTGAGATCTTTACGCTTCATCTGTTCACGCCTCAAACACTGGCTAGTGATAGCCTGCCTTTCTGTAGCAGCATCAAAAAGACCCAGAAAGAACGTATCGAGAAATGCATCGCCTGGCTCAAGGACCACCTAGACGAACCACTTGACCTCAAATCGCTCGCCCAGAGCATAGGCTGCGCGACTCATTATCTCAGCAGGCAATTCTCCAGCAGTACAGGCATGACCTTGAAACAAAAGCTCAGGCAACTGCGCATAGACAAGGCCACTAACTTACTCAGGGATGGTGACTATAACGTGACTGAAGCTGCCATGGAAGTAGGCTACAATTCGCTCTCCCACTTCACAAAGGCTTTCATTGAGGAAAAGGGACAAAAGCCCTCAGACATTATCGCTGAACATCGCCAAAATCTAGCTTAA